From a region of the Podospora pseudopauciseta strain CBS 411.78 chromosome 7 map unlocalized CBS411.78m_7, whole genome shotgun sequence genome:
- the CAB5 gene encoding Dephospho-CoA kinase cab5 (BUSCO:EOG09264E6Z; COG:H; EggNog:ENOG503NWXJ) — protein MLLIGLTGSIATGKSTVSSLLSQPPYNLPIIDADLIARQVVEPGTPGYNAIVKHFLPSTPDLLVPVSEDMPENGPNGKGRPLNRPALGRRVFGTSPERAKDRGVLNGIVHPAVRKAMFWAVVREYVKGKRAVVLDVPLLFESKLDRYVGQVMVVGVRDEEVQMERLMRRDGHLSREDAENRVRSQGGVMKKVERAAFGGGVVVWNDGDKDDLKRELRRVMEEVERGSPRWWGWVLWVCPPLALVVGGWGLWRNWRGEREWEEKERRERAKL, from the coding sequence ATGCTGCTCATAGGCCTCACGGGCTCGATAGCCACGGGCAAATCAACCGTTTCCTCCCTTTTATCGCAGCCACCCtacaacctccccatcatcgacGCCGACCTGATCGCCCGCCAGGTCGTCGAGCCGGGCACGCCGGGTTACAATGCCATTGTGAAGCACTTCCTCCCCAGCACACCCGACTTACTCGTCCCCGTGTCAGAGGACATGCCGGAGAATGGACCAAACGGAAAAGGCCGCCCGTTGAACCGACCTGCGCTCGGGAGGAGGGTTTTCGGTACTAGTCCGGAGAGGGCGAAGGACAGGGGGGTGCTGAACGGGATTGTGCACCCTGCTGTGAGGAAGGCCATGTTTTGggctgtggtgagggagtaTGTCAAAGGGAaaagggcggtggtgttggatgtGCCGTTGTTGTTTGAGAGTAAGCTTGATCGGTATGTGGGACAGGTTATGGTTGTTGGGGTaagggatgaggaggttcagatggagaggttgatgaggcggGATGGGCATTTGAGCAGGGAGGATGCGGAGAATCGGGTTAGGAGTCaggggggggtgatgaaAAAGGTTGAGAGGGCggcttttggtgggggggtggtggtttggaaTGATGGGGATAAGGACGATCTGAAgagggagttgaggagggttatggaggaggtggagagggggagcccgaggtggtgggggtgggttttgtGGGTTTGTCCTCCGTTGGcgttggttgttggagggtgggggttgtggaggaattggaggggggagagggagtgggaggagaaggagaggagggagagggctaAGCTgtag
- a CDS encoding uncharacterized protein (COG:S; EggNog:ENOG503NZI7) encodes MSRSLSQQAAADKAPVMTPRRLAPGGQRELSFAERKAQDTPPSTSSPATATGDILVRPGRKRHSRPDLVKQQNTVNFFEDAFAVSEGNTARERVHGDAIVMAEVKTNVIISDEFTLITELSYHLSTRYQRPVSSIVVTLQHGACMLFGGTFDPAYVMSIYALPSQLLPTTNKRNAALIQKHMEEAIGVVPARGFLRFVPTKEEHLACNGKTMAGEIEELEKTMNGIGLGGANVTLDEAQGAISRGLKARGKLSARPMASFRSLSAAGFHARELTPPTSADEALPTIPGSPSTSPGAAQPGVGDKEGLPREEDQPRTARKKKSFVAAIFGRSGSVKKPGHRSSLPVIRDSG; translated from the exons ATGAGCCGATCGCTGTCGCAACAGGCTGCGGCCGACAAGGCGCCCGTCATGACCCCTAGAAGGTTGGCACCGGGAGGTCAAAGAGAATTGTCGTTTGCCGAGCGCAAAGCACAGGACACACCTCCTTCGACATCGTCTCCGGCAACTGCAACCGGAGACATACTGGTTCGTCCAGGGCGCAAAAGACACTCGAGGCCGGATCTCGTCAAGCAGCAGAACACCGTCAACTTCTTTGAAGACGCTTTTGCCGTGTCCGAGGGCAACACGGCCCGGGAAAGGGTACATGGGGATGCCATTGTCATGGCCGAGGTCAAGACGAATGTCATC ATCAGTGACGAGTTCACTCTCATCACCGAACTCTCGTATCACCTATCCACACGGTATCAGCGCCCTGTCTCCTCCATCGTCGTCACCTTGCAGCACGGAGCCTGCATGCTTTTCGGAGGGACCTTTGACCCAGCCTACGTGATGTCGATATATGCGCTACCGTCGCAACTATTGCCGACAACCAACAAGCGAAATGCGGCATTGATCCAGAAACACATGGAAGAAGCGATAGGAGTGGTACCAGCGAGGGGCTTCCTGAGGTTCGTCCCTACCAAGGAAGAACATTTGGCATGCAACGGTAAGACGATGGCTGGGGAGatcgaggagctggaaaagacAATGAATGGAATAGGTCTCGGAGGCGCCAACGTGACACTGGATGAGGCACAGGGAGCCATATCCAGAGGCTTGAAGGCCAGGGGGAAGCTGAGTGCCAGG CCTATGGCAAGCTTTCGATCATTATCAGCGGCAGGGTTCCATGCCAGAGAACTtacaccacccaccagcGCTGACGAGGCGCTTCCAACCATTCCAGGCTCACCCTCGACGTCGCCGGGGGCAGCTCAACCTGGCGTCGGAGATAAGGAGGGGCTTCCACGAGAGGAGGATCAGCCCAGGACAGCACGTAAGAAGAAGAGCTTTGTGGCTGCCATTTTCGGCCGGTCAGGTAGTGTCAAAAAGCCGGGGCATCGCTCCTCATTGCCGGTGATACGTGATTCAGGCTGA
- a CDS encoding uncharacterized protein (EggNog:ENOG503NVY4) — MPPQLLPASAAAFAPRASSVNVVLGSKVEPWLTQTLKRINRIKRPLNSVPQHQRCLTETLSSPNAIWTLASLMLPKGPESELRKDSNPLIEAIFNYQLIHLEAYIVHVDMVLRNEVAYKLTPDTIESLIEYHKDIHCVNAKANTYDWSEKETQCKKLHEDFIQAINKFVFRTHVSALEGLEEDGAGELLSGKSEEVKNAVMNLVKPLLPPPPRIVDVVRQPPLLPSSPAGANIWSQAPTPTTMPAPVDSWKILPSSPSVASTPPDSTSPTMWATIGISESYTPSPPLAYSQPYTTAGLFYGSQLVSSPIPHLPLPSMLAPQCGVTVGYNSFGWDSRYQDYATTM; from the coding sequence ATGCCACCACAACTACTCCCGGCTTCGGCAGCTGCCTTTGCTCCCCGTGCTTCCTCCGTCAACGTGGTCCTCGGATCCAAGGTAGAGCCGTGGCTCACGCAAACACTCAAGCGCATCAACAGGATCAAGCGCCCACTCAACAGTGtacctcaacaccaaagaTGTCTGACCGAGACCCTGTCGTCGCCAAATGCCATCTGGACCCTGGCTTCGCTGATGCTGCCCAAGGGCCCCGAATCGGAGCTCAGGAAAGATTCCAACCCGCTGATTGAGGCCATCTTCAACTACCAGCTCATCCACCTCGAGGCCTACATTGTGCACGTCGACATGGTACTGAGAAACGAGGTTGCTTACAAGCTGACGCCGGACACTATCGAGTCCCTGATTGAGTACCACAAGGACATTCACTGTGTCAATGCAAAGGCCAACACCTACGACTGGTCCGAGAAGGAAACACAGTGCAAGAAGCTTCACGAGGACTTCATCCAGGCCATCAACAAGTTTGTCTTCCGGACACATGTGTCGGCACTCGAGGggctcgaggaggatggtgctgGAGAGCTGCTCAGTGGGAAGAGTGAAGAGGTGAAAAATGCCGTCATGAACCTGGTCAAGCCTCTGcttccgccgccgcccaggATCGTCGATGTCGTCCGCCAGCCACCGCTCCTGCCCAGCTCGCCTGCAGGTGCGAACATCTGGTCCCAGGCGCCCACCCCGACCACGATGCCAGCCCCCGTCGATTCCTGGAAGATCCTGCCTTCGAGCCCAAGTGTAGCTTCGACTCCGCCCGACTCGACCAGCCCTACCATGTGGGCCACGATTGGCATCAGCGAGTCCTACACGCCATCGCCTCCTCTTGCCTACAGCCAGCCGTACACCACAGCTGGTCTGTTCTACGGCTCGCAGTTGGTCTCGTCGcccatcccccacctcccactgCCCAGCATGCTTGCTCCTCAGTGCGGTGTGACGGTTGGCTACAACTCGTTTGGCTGGGACAGTCGGTACCAGGACTATGCGACGACAATGTGA
- a CDS encoding uncharacterized protein (EggNog:ENOG502RY34) translates to MPPNTMMEWIMGRNLTRTEKERLTTPEPERRRSEEKEYRGRDYRRRDSRPRPPSRHRSPSRDRYYDQQGSTTAQPPTMHRASEHHEHREHGESRHPRQHKSCHKARAAQAAQAETASVDIEATAAAAAALKKASVVIARAEARIIATVHAAQDRKVAKEKAKEEEAKRKAEIEAATTKRLSEIFSDVDSDEEERAMAIALAVSKAYKQQQTKGQPSDPKSSPSKEKKADSAKPKEVKKTQETEKPVNTTAKKPKFQVEVYTGSDGEGETFVAKVPLQSSKTPAEAKLAPPEPDEKGESSKTMEAEKKVEGNMKAEDKKKADNNKTEDKSKDNKSGQNNTKKQDTGPPDDFVTPDLEPHATCGCENCIQGRRLLGRELSKPRTRKEIAAALLTDCLKKKGGSAGNDKGKKDGKKDGKDDKQDDKKGVNKDAKKDEKQEGKKDDKKDERQEGKKDDKKGDRGKQDNPQNNKKAAGDSSGTSQNQNKSDQQKPDGGNQSSNNAQGSATVQHVPSRSATVQPPRNAYYLDGHVQVFDSPAQQPAVPAGFPPAPIHPQFQNYGYAGDGVVHPVTNIIHTDCPNPYWSHQPGGPAWGQGQGRGTPRTQQGTPNVASGSGGNNGGGGNNGGGNNQGGSNNQGGGNNQGGSNSKGGKNKKGGKKGKSASPAVQFTESTKAGSDDGNNDNNGGSWGNGNDNSKEHSNDNSWGGWGNGNDDSNDNSNDNSNDTFNNNGGGDSWGSENNTFGDNNDTSNDNAGGGWGNENNSSGDNNDTSNDNNNNNKNNNNNGDNSWGNDNNNNDTSAENNTNGGGSWGNDDNNNSGDNNDTSNDNSWGNDNNNNNNNTWPDPSPPSKPPSPFTFPKPAPLTGTSTSKNSSRKKLTFQPSPQDQFDSDNENVDPNPWDKKKPNNSEMSMPGSWNETPGPNSPEKKKVDKGKEKAEGEFRTPSPVGKEDDGGVKLGNKLGGFGWGLGGLGGVGCCCC, encoded by the exons ATGCCTCCCAATACTATGATGGAGTGGATTATGGGACGCAATCTCACTCGCACCGAAAAGGAGAGACTGACAACACCCGAGCCGGAGAGACGGAGATCAGAGGAGAAAGAGTACAGAGGCAGAGATTACAGGCGCCGCGATTCTAGACCCCGGCCCCCCTCTAGGCATCGGTCCCCGTCCCGAGACAGATACTACGATCAACAAGGTTCGACTACTGCTCAGCCGCCCACCATGCATCGAGCCAGTGAGCACCACGAGCACCGCGAGCATGGCGAGTCCCGTCATCCTCGACAGCACAAGAGTTGTCACAAAGCAAGAGCCGCCCAAGCTGCCCAAGCCGAGACGGCTTCCGTCGACATCGAGGCtactgctgccgctgccgccgcacTTAAAAAGGCTAGTGTTGTCATTGCCCGAGCTGAGGCTAGAATAATTGCTACGGTTCACGCTGCTCAAGACAGGAAGGTGGCCAAAGAGAAAGcgaaagaagaggaggccaagaGGAAGGCAGAGATCGAGGCGGCCACGACCAAGCGACTTTCCGAGATCTTTTCAGACGTTGACTcagacgaggaggagcgcgCCATGGCTATAGCGTTGGCAGTTTCCAAGGCTTACAAGCAACAGCAAACAAAGGGCCAACCGAGCGATCCCAAGTCATCTCCGtcaaaggagaagaaggctgacTCTGCCAAACccaaggaggtcaagaagaCTCAAGAGACGGAGAAACCTGTCAACACCACAGCCAAGAAGCCGAAATTTCAGGTCGAGGTCTATACGGGCAGCGACGGCGAGGGCGAGACTTTTGTCGCAAAGGTGCCGCTTCAGAGCAGCAAGACGCCGGCCGAGGCTAAACTGGCCCCTCCCGAGCCTGACGAGAAGGGTGAGTCCAGCAAGACCatggaggcggagaagaaggtcgaGGGCAACATGAAAGcagaggacaagaagaaggctgatAACAATAAGACCGAGGACAAGTCAAAAGACAACAAGTCGGGCCAGAACAACACGAAGAAGCAAGACACGGGCCCTCCTGACGACTTTGTCACCCCCGATCTGGAGCCCCATGCCACATGCGGCTGCGAGAACTGCATTCAGGGTCGGAGACTCCTGGGCCGGGAGTTGAGCAAGCCCCGAACTAGAAAGGAGATAGCCGCGGCGCTGCTTACGGACTgtctgaagaagaagggtggtTCTGCGGGGAAtgacaagggcaagaaggatgggaagaaggacggAAAGGATGATAAGCAGGATGACAAGAAGGGTGTGAACAAGGATGCCAAGAAGGACGAGAAACAGGAGGGCAAGAAAGACGACAAGAAGGACGAGAGGcaggagggcaagaaggacgATAAAAAGGGAGACAGGGGCAAGCAGGATAACCCccagaacaacaagaaggctgccgGCGACAGCTCTGGTACCAGCCAAAACCAGAACAAGTCTGATCAGCAGAAACCCGACGGTGGCAACCAGTCTTCGAACAACGCCCAGGGATCAGCCACCGTCCAGCATGTCCCCTCTCGCTCAGCCACCGTCCAACCACCGCGCAACGCCTACTACCTAGACGGTCATGTCCAAGTCTTTGACAGCCCAGCTCAGCAGCCCGCTGTGCCTGCGGGCTTTCCGCCGGCTCCTATCCACCCCCAGTTCCAGAACTATGGCTACGCcggggatggtgttgtgCATCCTGTGAccaacatcatccacacAGACTGCCCGAATCCCTACTGGTCCCATCAACCTGGCGGTCCTGCGTGG GGGCAGGGCCAGGGCCGGGGGACACCTAGGACGCAGCAGGGAACTCCGAATGTGGCTTCTGGCTCTGGCGGCAACaacggcggtggagggaACAACGGTGGAGGTAACAACCAGGGCGGAAGTAACAACCAGGGCGGAGGTAACAACCAGGGCGGAAGTAACAGCAAAGGAGGGAAGAACAAGAaaggagggaagaagggcaagTCGGCCTCTCCTGCTGTTCAGTTCACCGAGAGCACCAAGGCCGGGTCTGATGATGGCAACAATGACAACAACGGTGGCAGCTGGGGTAACGGAAACGACAATTCCAAAGAACACTCCAATGACAAcagttgggggggttggggcaaCGGAAATGATGACTCCAACGACAACTCCAACGACAACTCCAATGATaccttcaacaacaacggcggcggcgacagTTGGGGCAGCGAAAACAACACCTTTGGGGATAACAACGATACCTCCAATGACAATGCGGGTGGCGGTTGGGGTAATGAGAATAACTCGTCTGGGGACAACAACGATACCtccaacgacaacaacaacaacaacaagaataacaacaacaacggcgaCAACAGCTGGGGCAACGACAACAATAACAATGATACCTCGGCTGagaacaacaccaacggcggcggcagttGGGGCAAcgatgacaacaacaactcggGTGACAACAATGATACCTCCAATGACAACAGCTGGGGCAacga caacaacaacaacaacaacaacacctgGCCCGACCCCAGCCCCCCCTCTaaacccccctcacccttcaccttccccaaACCCGCCCCCCTCACAGgaaccagcaccagcaaaaATTCCTCCCGCAAAAAACTCACCTTTCAACCTTCACCCCAAGACCAGTTCGACTCGGACAACGAAAACGTCGATCCGAATCCGTGGGACAAGAAGAAACCAAACAACAGTGAGATGTCCATGCCTGGCTCATGGAACGAGACACCGGGGCCAAACTCCCCtgagaaaaagaaggtggataaggggaaggaaaaggcagagGGGGAGTTTAGGACTCCTAGTCCtgttgggaaggaggatgatggcgggGTGAAGTTGGGGAATAAACTTGGGGGTTTTGGGTGGGGGCTgggcgggttggggggggttggttgctgctgttgctag
- the GTR2 gene encoding GTP-binding protein gtr2 (COG:U; BUSCO:EOG09263274; EggNog:ENOG503NVBT), translating to MYSTGGNGGGASRDNGEDLDSQPLRPRPIRFISPAALNLSRVYEQNRQRIQKRDGPKVPDPTTPQTKGKPRLLLMGQRRSGKSSISSVVFHKLPASETLFLESTARIQKDSLNSFMEFQVWDFPGQIDIFENPAYSFDMDAIFGEIGALIWVIDAQDDYLEAVTRLNITILHVQRSYPHINIEVFIHKVDGLSDDYKLDIQRDVTIRIQDELSDQGIENAPVNFHLTSIYNHSIFEAFSKVIQKLIPRLGQLEAMLTNLCRTCRFEKAYLFDVNTKIYIATDSTPEDMASYEICSDYVDVIIDFTEVYGSWPRTQQWRDRLEGEPWSQPLEDQVACEWAESGMVLADAQRPIMLREVDRFLALVAIMKEGSYEKMPQINMNVDVVVKGLTEFFEITKPRGGGGGVVGGQGGERVVSPGAAPAL from the exons ATGTATTCTACCGGTGGCAATGGGGGCGGTGCTTCGAGGGACAACGGAGAGGATCTGGACTCGCAGCCTCTACGCCCTCGTCCGATCAGGTTTATCAGTCCAGCAGCGCTAAATCTTTCTCGTGTTTATGAACAGAACCGGCAACGAATCCAAAAGAGAGATGGGCCAAAAGTGCCTGACCCGACGACGCCCCAGACGAAGGGGAAGCCTcgcctgttgttgatgggacAAAGGAG GAGTGGGAAGTCGTCCATCTCGAGCGTGGTGTTTCACAAGTTGCCAGCGAGCGAGACATTGTTTCTCGAGTCGACGGCCAGAATTCAAAAAGACAGTCTCAA CTCTTTTATGGAGTTTCAGGTTTGGGATTTTCCAGGTCAGATCGACATCTTTGAAAACCCAGCCTATTCATTCGACATGGACGCCATCTTTGGCGAGATTGGGGCTCTCATTTGGGTCATTGACGCCCAAGACGACTATCTCGAAGCCGTGACCCGGCTCAATATCACCATTCTCCACGTCCAACGAAGCTACCCTCACATCAATATCGAGGTCTTCATCCACAAGGTTGACGGCCTTAGTGACGACTACAAGCTGGATATCCAGCGCGATGTGACGATACGGATTCAGGACGAGCTGTCGGACCAGGGGATCGAAAACGCGCCTGTCAACTTCCACCTCACCAGCATCTACAACCACAGCATCTTTGAGGCCTTTAGCAAGGTCATCCAGAAGCTCATCCCTAGATTGGGTCAGCTCGAGGCGATGCTGACGAACCTCTGCCGGACGTGCCGGTTCGAAAAGGCCTATCTCTTCGACGTCAACACGAAGATCTACATTGCGACGGACTCGACCCCCGAGGACATGGCCAGCTACGAAATCTGCTCTGATTATGTGGATGTTATAATTGACTTTACCGAAGTTTATGGGAGCTGGCCGAGGACGCAGCAGTGGAGGGACaggctggagggggagccGTGGTCGCAGCCGCTGGAGGATCAGGTGGCGTGCGAGTGGGCCGAGAGCGGGATGGTGCTTGCCGACGCGCAGAGGCCGATCAtgctgagggaggtggaCAGGTTTCTGGCGCTGGTGGCGATCATGAAGGAGGGGAGTTATGAGAAGATGCCGCAGATTAACATGAatgttgatgtggtggtgaaggggctGACGGAGTTTTTTGAGATTACGAAGccgagggggggaggagggggagtggttggggggcagggaggggagagggttgTTAGTCCtggtgctgctcctgcttTGTGA